A window of the Spirochaeta lutea genome harbors these coding sequences:
- a CDS encoding RNHCP domain-containing protein — translation MRKREAMVMSRQQQQYIHTTHESFICSHCGRAVTPTANGTSNRNHCPYCLYSRHMDIRPGDRRSGCRGLMEPIGIWVQRNKEWSIIHRCTACGFIRTNRIAGDDDENTLLRLAAHPLSALPFPMRLGQESTV, via the coding sequence ATGAGAAAACGCGAGGCGATGGTTATGTCACGACAACAACAACAATATATTCACACAACTCATGAGAGTTTCATCTGCAGTCACTGTGGAAGAGCTGTAACACCCACAGCCAATGGAACGAGCAATCGAAATCACTGCCCGTATTGCCTATACAGCCGGCATATGGACATTCGCCCGGGGGACAGGCGGTCCGGTTGTAGGGGTTTGATGGAACCGATCGGTATTTGGGTCCAGCGAAACAAAGAATGGAGCATTATCCATCGTTGTACTGCCTGTGGATTCATTAGAACCAATAGAATCGCAGGGGACGATGATGAAAATACGTTACTGCGTCTAGCGGCACATCCCCTATCGGCCCTGCCGTTTCCTATGCGGCTCGGTCAGGAGAGTACGGTATGA
- a CDS encoding transcriptional regulator: MMLLRKIGFWLVSLIGLGGVLGLGVAGYRLVYQEAGLKTQAEALLFACFLIAALLLIVVVSVVVAAKRNLYRAEALFSQRSVYAADSDLWKRRLGPLGELFLTYNKQIIGLNTRRALKIHGLSSLVRILTSHSEEPIVILDVKGVIRYVSANFAKKLESNPGKLLNESLTTLLPGIKIPHILSELDRSHIPVSGTGGGKTMQFTPVLDKRGEIAYVICTLGTKALEIRPLERPAATQDPGDKAAAGQQPNRFWSLASRLLGGRTNKKGQ, encoded by the coding sequence ATGATGTTACTTCGGAAGATTGGGTTCTGGCTGGTATCCCTGATCGGCCTAGGGGGGGTCCTTGGGCTCGGTGTCGCAGGATATCGGCTGGTTTACCAGGAGGCGGGTTTAAAAACTCAGGCGGAAGCCTTACTATTTGCCTGTTTTTTGATCGCTGCTCTGCTCTTGATCGTTGTGGTTTCAGTGGTGGTGGCAGCCAAGAGAAATCTGTACCGGGCGGAGGCCCTGTTCTCCCAGCGCTCGGTGTATGCTGCTGATTCGGACCTCTGGAAACGCAGACTTGGACCCTTGGGAGAGCTGTTTTTAACCTATAACAAGCAAATAATCGGTCTCAATACCCGGCGAGCCCTAAAGATCCACGGCTTATCCAGCCTGGTCCGAATTCTAACCAGCCATTCAGAAGAGCCTATAGTGATCCTGGATGTGAAGGGAGTAATCCGATACGTTTCGGCAAATTTTGCGAAAAAACTCGAAAGTAATCCGGGGAAGCTGCTGAATGAGAGCCTAACCACACTCCTTCCGGGCATAAAAATCCCCCATATACTGTCGGAGTTGGATCGCAGCCATATTCCTGTAAGCGGTACCGGGGGTGGTAAAACCATGCAATTCACCCCGGTACTGGATAAGCGGGGTGAAATCGCCTATGTCATCTGTACCCTGGGAACCAAGGCTCTTGAGATAAGGCCCTTGGAGCGTCCCGCCGCTACTCAGGACCCCGGGGATAAGGCTGCGGCTGGACAGCAGCCGAACCGATTCTGGAGTTTGGCTTCCCGCTTACTGGGCGGAAGGACCAATAAGAAAGGGCAGTAG
- a CDS encoding potassium channel family protein, with translation MAKKQEHVFAVIGLGTFGRRVCEVLSSRGASVIAVDSDPGRIEGVKDMVTQAVVMDATDEGGYAQIALEDVNVAVVAIGDNIEGSILATALLKRNGVQYIISRALTNIHRQVLIQVGADDIINLEEDEGERLAVRLIAPQVLDRTPLSKDISIAEVYCPEEFYGKTLAGLSLRQKLGLTVVAIKRNALDVDEEGNSIRTENLVFPQGNEPLIEDDILIVVGYNGDIEQLKHV, from the coding sequence ATGGCAAAAAAACAGGAACACGTGTTTGCAGTAATCGGACTTGGTACCTTTGGACGGAGGGTTTGTGAGGTGCTGTCATCCCGGGGTGCTTCTGTCATTGCGGTTGATAGCGATCCAGGTCGCATTGAGGGTGTTAAGGATATGGTCACCCAGGCCGTGGTGATGGATGCTACCGATGAGGGGGGGTATGCCCAGATCGCTCTGGAGGATGTAAATGTAGCAGTGGTTGCCATAGGGGATAATATCGAAGGAAGCATCCTCGCAACGGCATTGCTTAAACGCAATGGCGTGCAATATATAATTTCCCGAGCCCTGACCAACATCCATCGACAAGTCCTTATTCAGGTCGGCGCAGACGACATCATCAACCTTGAAGAGGATGAGGGTGAACGGCTGGCAGTACGGCTTATCGCCCCCCAGGTGTTGGACCGCACCCCCCTCTCAAAGGATATAAGCATCGCTGAGGTATACTGCCCTGAGGAGTTTTACGGGAAGACCCTGGCCGGCCTCTCTCTCCGGCAGAAATTAGGACTAACCGTGGTAGCGATCAAGCGAAATGCCCTGGATGTGGATGAGGAAGGGAATAGTATCCGCACAGAGAATCTTGTGTTTCCCCAGGGAAATGAGCCGTTGATAGAGGATGACATCCTTATTGTAGTGGGGTACAACGGCGATATCGAACAACTCAAACACGTCTAG